The Exiguobacterium mexicanum genome includes a window with the following:
- a CDS encoding DNA alkylation repair protein, with the protein MATPLKDVYDETFLLEFGRRIQTVYPSFDVQAFIASIIDESWEALALKGRTRRISIKLGQYLPQNYESALDVLVEIADDCVGFPYLFFPDFVAVYGQAEEHWERSMSALERFTQTSSSEFAIRPFLLRDPTRVMHQMTAWAIHPNEHVRRLASEGCRPRLPWAESLPMFKEDPAPVLEILELLKEDPSLYVRKSVANNLNDISKDHPEAVLAVSRRWQGEHPHTDWIIRHGCRTLIKSAHPDALTIFGYTQETNLTVDSSISIHPNVIRIGEACEIQYDVSIRPGDTAYVRIEYAIEFIKANGKASRKAFLLANRTVAGGARLAATRVHDWSDLTTRRHYPGEHRVVLLVNGREVAENHVMLHKSC; encoded by the coding sequence GTGGCAACACCATTAAAAGACGTGTATGATGAGACCTTTTTGTTGGAATTTGGACGACGTATTCAAACCGTGTATCCGTCATTTGACGTACAGGCTTTTATCGCATCAATCATAGATGAATCGTGGGAAGCGTTGGCACTCAAAGGGCGTACTCGACGTATTTCGATAAAACTAGGTCAGTATTTGCCACAGAATTACGAATCAGCTTTGGACGTATTGGTTGAAATTGCAGATGACTGCGTCGGCTTTCCTTATTTGTTTTTCCCGGACTTTGTAGCAGTGTACGGGCAGGCAGAAGAGCATTGGGAACGCTCGATGTCAGCGCTCGAACGCTTCACGCAGACGTCGTCTTCTGAATTCGCCATCAGACCTTTTTTGTTGCGGGATCCAACACGTGTGATGCATCAAATGACAGCTTGGGCCATTCATCCGAACGAACATGTACGGCGTTTGGCGAGTGAAGGCTGTCGTCCTCGCCTTCCGTGGGCAGAATCGCTACCGATGTTCAAAGAAGACCCGGCTCCAGTGTTGGAGATTTTAGAGTTGTTAAAAGAAGACCCATCATTATATGTGAGAAAAAGTGTGGCCAACAATCTCAACGATATCTCGAAAGATCACCCAGAAGCCGTACTCGCAGTCTCGCGACGATGGCAGGGCGAGCATCCTCATACCGATTGGATCATTAGACACGGATGCCGGACACTGATCAAGTCAGCCCATCCTGACGCGTTAACGATATTCGGTTATACGCAGGAAACAAATTTAACCGTCGACTCATCGATTTCTATACATCCGAACGTGATCCGCATAGGGGAGGCGTGCGAGATTCAATACGATGTGTCCATTCGTCCAGGGGATACTGCTTATGTTCGTATCGAATACGCGATTGAGTTTATAAAGGCCAACGGGAAAGCGAGTCGTAAAGCATTCCTGCTAGCGAATAGAACCGTCGCTGGGGGCGCGCGACTTGCAGCGACCAGAGTGCATGACTGGTCAGATTTGACGACCCGTCGGCATTATCCAGGGGAGCATCGTGTCGTCTTGTTGGTAAATGGACGAGAAGTGGCTGAAAATCATGTCATGTTGCATAAAAGTTGTTGA
- a CDS encoding metal-binding protein, whose amino-acid sequence MASGKTHTRTNLVAIGALAIATPFIDIDVPTVFLLGALIGTFWLSPDLDLKSDAYYRWGPLRGFWLPYVKIMPHRSLFSHFPLLSDLIRVIYLGFPLTLLLTVTPYEEAIRSWLDLNGAACFFGLVFATTLHTTLDYASTFFKRAF is encoded by the coding sequence ATGGCTAGTGGCAAGACACATACCCGTACGAATCTCGTGGCAATCGGTGCTCTTGCGATTGCCACGCCTTTTATTGACATCGATGTTCCGACCGTGTTCCTGCTTGGCGCCCTCATCGGGACGTTCTGGCTCTCCCCGGATCTCGATTTGAAGTCGGACGCCTATTATCGATGGGGACCGCTTCGGGGCTTTTGGCTCCCTTATGTGAAGATTATGCCCCATCGGTCGTTATTCTCGCATTTTCCGCTCTTGAGCGATCTGATCCGGGTCATCTATCTCGGTTTCCCGCTCACGCTTCTGCTCACGGTCACGCCGTATGAGGAAGCTATCAGATCGTGGCTCGACCTGAACGGGGCAGCATGCTTCTTCGGACTCGTTTTCGCGACGACGCTACATACGACGCTCGACTATGCGTCCACGTTCTTCAAACGTGCGTTTTAA